In Merismopedia glauca CCAP 1448/3, a genomic segment contains:
- a CDS encoding alpha/beta fold hydrolase, which translates to MSKSQNQIRLLIPKPAQPEFPLFVYFPGMDGTGLLLERQVPKLAQNFDIRCLSIPGNDGSKWEILVSQTVALIEAEKEANSHRPIYLCGESFGGCLAMQVVLAAPHLFDRLILVNPASSFRQQPWIQWGSLFTQWMPSNFYSISTLGLLLFLASLDKMRESDRQSLLQAMRSVPQRTTIWRLGLLRAFDVTETQLRTIQQPTIVIASGADRLLPSVAEARLLVQRLPQAEMVVLPNSGHACLLESEVDLHQILQQSKFICSDQESGIGNRESGVVFSTE; encoded by the coding sequence ATGTCGAAGAGCCAAAACCAAATTCGTCTACTCATCCCCAAACCTGCTCAACCTGAATTTCCCTTATTTGTATATTTCCCTGGAATGGATGGAACAGGGTTATTACTAGAACGTCAAGTCCCTAAACTTGCTCAAAACTTTGATATCCGTTGTCTGAGCATTCCAGGTAACGATGGTAGTAAGTGGGAGATTTTAGTCAGCCAGACCGTAGCTTTAATCGAAGCAGAAAAAGAGGCAAATAGCCATAGACCGATCTATCTGTGTGGAGAATCCTTTGGAGGATGTTTAGCTATGCAGGTGGTTTTAGCGGCTCCTCACCTGTTTGACCGACTAATTTTAGTCAATCCGGCTTCTTCCTTCCGTCAACAGCCCTGGATACAATGGGGTTCATTGTTTACACAGTGGATGCCATCTAATTTTTATAGCATTTCGACTTTAGGATTACTATTATTTTTGGCATCCTTGGATAAGATGAGGGAAAGCGATCGCCAATCCCTACTCCAAGCTATGCGTTCGGTTCCTCAGAGAACTACTATTTGGCGCTTGGGTTTACTTCGAGCCTTTGATGTCACAGAAACGCAACTACGGACGATCCAACAGCCCACTATTGTAATTGCTAGCGGTGCAGATAGACTTCTACCATCAGTCGCAGAAGCTAGGCTTCTTGTCCAACGCCTTCCCCAAGCTGAAATGGTAGTTCTGCCCAATAGCGGTCATGCTTGTTTACTAGAATCAGAAGTAGATTTACATCAGATTCTGCAACAGAGCAAATTTATCTGTTCCGATCAGGAATCGGGAATCGGGAATCGGGAATCGGGAGTCGTTTTCAGCACTGAATAG